A stretch of Ipomoea triloba cultivar NCNSP0323 chromosome 11, ASM357664v1 DNA encodes these proteins:
- the LOC115997039 gene encoding 28 kDa ribonucleoprotein, chloroplastic-like codes for MYSTPNPVMNSLSMAKNGCLTSLSLPSSLFPAAKSHFSLACRPIKLHLSCSFSSSSLPFVFSLRAKNTQPHFPSLLSVVAAQQEGDSTIVVDEQDQGEGDVSEAFNWGDEGEDEGLLEVIGDAGESDDAFGEDDEGGEFQEPPEDAKLFVGNLPYDVDHEGLARLFQQAGTVEIAEVIYNRDTDRSRGFGFVTMNTVEEADKAVEMFNRYDLNGRLLNVNKAAPRGSRPERPPPQSFESSCRIYVGNIPWNVDDARLEQVFSEHGKVVNARVVCDRETGRSRGFGFVTMSNEAEMNDAIADLDGQNLDGRAIRVSVAEGRPRRNF; via the exons ATGTATTCTACACCCAACCCAGTAATGAATTCTTTATCTATGGCCAAAAATGGCTGCCTCACCTCCCTCTCCCTTCCCTCATCTCTTTTCCCCGCTGCAAAATCCCATTTCTCCCTCGCTTGCAGGCCCATAAAGCTCCACCTTTCTTGCTCCTTCTCTTCATCCTCACTCCCCTTCGTATTCTCCCTCAGGGCCAAGAACACCCAACCCCATTTCCCATCTCTGCTCTCCGTCGTAGCTGCGCAGCAAGAAGGGGATAGCACCATAGTTGTTGATGAGCAAGACCAAGGCGAGGGGGATGTTAGCGAAGCTTTCAATTGGGGGGATGAAGGCGAGGATGAAGGGCTCCTGGAGGTTATTGGAGATGCTGGGGAGAGTGATGATGCCTTTGGGGAAGACGACGAGGGCGGCGAGTTCCAAGAACCCCCCGAGGATGCCAAGCTGTTCGTTGGGAACTTGCCTTATGATGTCGATCATGAGGGCCTGGCTCGGCTTTTCCAGCAGGCTGGGACTGTTGAGATTGCTGAG GTTATTTACAACAGGGATACTGACCGGAGCCGCGGATTTGGGTTTGTAACTATGAATACTGTGGAAGAAGCTGACAAAGCTGTTGAGATGTTCAACCGTTAT GACCTTAATGGAAGACTCCTGAACGTGAACAAGGCTGCCCCAAGAGGATCGCGGCCGGAACGTCCACCTCCCCAGTCATTTGAATCTTCTTGCAGAATTTATGTCGGTAATATTCCATGGAATGTGGACGATGCACGCCTTGAGCAAGTTTTCAGTGAACACGGCAAAGTTGTAAATGCGCGGGTAGTTTGTGACAGAGAGACTGGCAGATCACGGGGCTTTGGCTTTGTGACAATGTCAAACGAAGCGGAAATGAACGATGCCATCGCGGATCTTGATGGGCAG AATTTGGACGGGAGGGCGATCAGGGTGAGTGTGGCTGAGGGAAGACCAAGGCGCAACTTTTag
- the LOC115997394 gene encoding indole-3-glycerol phosphate synthase, chloroplastic-like, producing the protein MEASLQFRTTAPAARVRPAVSFRTPINLTPKRFGFSRAGAFMSNPKRISLSCSPIRAQQPDLKEESATLPESNISEADALKIKEWEVQRLQDEVAANQGIMIRRRPPTGPPLHYVGPFQFRLQNEGNTPRNILEEIVWNKDKEVSEMKERRHLGTLRTALAEAPPARDFVGALKASYSRTGLPGLIAEVKKASPSRGILREDFDPVDIAKAYEKGGAACLSVLTDEKYFKGSFENLEAIRNAGVTCPLLCKEFIIDAWQIYYARTKGADAVLLIAAVLPDLDIKYMVKICKLLGMTALVEVHDEREMDRVLGIDGIQLVGINNRDLGTFKVDISNTKKLLQGERGEKIREKGIIVVGESGLFTPADIAYVQEAGCRAVLVGESIVKQQDPTKGISELFGKDISC; encoded by the exons ATGGAAGCTTCGCTGCAATTCAGAACCACCGCACCGGCGGCGAGGGTGAGACCGGCGGTCTCATTTCGAACCCCAATCAATCTCACACCCAAAAGGTTCGGCTTCTCCAGGGCCGGGGCTTTCATGTCTAATCCGAAACGCATTTCCCTCTCTTGTTCTCCAATTCGAGCTCAACAG CCTGACTTGAAGGAAGAGTCCGCAACGCTTCCTGAATCGAATATATCGGAAGCAGATGCCCTGAAAATCAAGGAATGGGAAGTGCAGAGGCTCCAGGATGAGGTTGCTGCTAACCAGGGAATAATGATTCGGAGAAGGCCGCCTACAGGGCCGCCGTTGCATTACGTTGGCCCTTTCCAGTTTCGGTTGCAGAACGAAGGGAACACACCTCGGAACATTCTAGAAGAGATTGTTTGGAACAAGGACAAGGAGGTTTCTGAG ATGAAGGAGAGAAGGCATCTTGGCACTTTGAGGACAGCACTTGCAGAAGCACCGCCTGCTCGAGATTTTGTTGGTGCTCTTAAGGCATCTTATTCTAGAACTGGATTGCCTGGCTTGATTGCTGAAGTGAAGAAGGCTTCTCCAAGCAGAGGGATATTGAGAGAAGATTTTGATCCT GTTGATATTGCCAAAGCTTATGAGAAAGGTGGAGCAGCATGCCTTAGTGTTTTGACTGATGAGAAGTATTTTAAG GGAAGCTTCGAAAACCTTGAGGCTATAAGGAATGCTGGAGTGACG TGTCCTTTGTTGTGCAAAGAATTTATTATAGACGCATGGCAAATTTACTATGCTCGAACCAAAGGGGCTGATGCAGTTCTTTTGATTGCCGCTGTTTTACCTGATCTTGATATAAAATATATGGTTAAGATCTGCAAATTGCTTGGGATGACTGCACTTGTTGAG GTACATGATGAGAGGGAGATGGATCGTGTGCTTGGAATAGATGGGATTCAACTGGTTGGCATCAATAACAGAGACCTAG GAACTTTCAAAGTTGATATTAGCAACACAAAGAAACTCCTTCAAGGAGAACGTGGGGAAAAGATCCGTGAGAAGGGCATAATt GTTGTTGGGGAATCGGGACTATTTACTCCTGCTGATATTGCATATGTACAAGAAGCTGGTTGCAGAGCA GTTTTGGTGGGAGAGTCGATTGTGAAACAGCAAGACCCTACAAAGGGAATTTCTGAACTATTTGGTAAAGATATTTCCTGCTGA